One genomic segment of Prosthecobacter fusiformis includes these proteins:
- a CDS encoding glycine cleavage system protein H: protein MSLPTVRFKHARFSARFPEAYSYSRSHYWMAPVEDQPGLWRVGFTKFATRMLGELVDCEWPTKEGDAIEPGKNIGWVEGFKAASDVYSVMSGQFAGGNPYLKQDACVVRTDPYEVGWLYAVRGEPEADHLDVHGYIEYLSGIIHRMAEEGHGEEGAGEE from the coding sequence ATGTCCCTCCCGACCGTCCGTTTTAAGCATGCCCGTTTTTCCGCCCGTTTTCCTGAGGCGTACAGTTATTCCCGCTCGCATTACTGGATGGCACCGGTGGAAGATCAGCCTGGACTGTGGCGGGTAGGTTTCACAAAATTTGCAACGCGGATGCTGGGTGAGCTGGTGGATTGCGAATGGCCGACGAAGGAGGGCGATGCGATTGAACCTGGCAAGAACATCGGCTGGGTAGAAGGCTTCAAAGCGGCCTCGGATGTGTATTCGGTGATGAGCGGCCAGTTCGCCGGAGGGAATCCGTATCTTAAACAGGATGCGTGTGTGGTCCGGACGGACCCGTATGAGGTGGGCTGGCTATATGCGGTGAGGGGCGAGCCTGAGGCGGATCACCTGGATGTACACGGATACATTGAATACCTATCGGGTATCATTCATCGCATGGCGGAGGAAGGCCATGGGGAAGAAGGGGCAGGGGAGGAGTGA
- a CDS encoding SDR family oxidoreductase, producing the protein MSSIFELFSLQNQTAVVIGGTGELCGAIAEGYASAGAEVVLVGRDPAKAEKRLEAIHAAGGQGYFVSADASRKSDLQLLLDQVLERSGGCHILVNGAGVNSATPFLDISEDEYDRIMGINTKGVFLACQVFGKYFVEQKINASIINLGSMSGLLPLSRVFTYSMSKGAVHNLSKNLAREWAPLGIRVNTLVPGFFPAEQNKKVLTPDRVAKIMGHTPMNRFGTANELVGAALLLAANGAGSFITGQEMVVDGGYSSMTI; encoded by the coding sequence ATGTCTTCCATCTTCGAACTCTTCTCCCTCCAGAATCAAACCGCAGTCGTCATCGGCGGGACGGGCGAGCTTTGTGGTGCCATCGCCGAAGGGTATGCCAGCGCCGGAGCTGAGGTTGTCCTCGTTGGCCGGGATCCTGCCAAAGCCGAAAAACGCCTTGAGGCCATCCATGCCGCTGGCGGCCAGGGATACTTCGTCAGCGCAGATGCCTCACGCAAATCCGATTTGCAACTCCTCCTGGATCAGGTCCTGGAGCGCTCCGGCGGCTGTCACATCCTGGTCAACGGTGCCGGGGTCAATTCCGCCACGCCCTTCCTCGATATCTCCGAAGATGAATACGACCGTATCATGGGCATCAATACCAAGGGCGTGTTCCTCGCCTGCCAAGTTTTCGGCAAATACTTCGTCGAGCAGAAGATCAATGCCTCCATCATTAATCTCGGCTCCATGTCTGGCCTCCTGCCTTTGAGCCGTGTCTTTACTTACAGCATGTCCAAAGGGGCCGTTCATAACCTGAGCAAGAACTTGGCACGCGAATGGGCCCCCCTGGGCATACGGGTGAATACCCTCGTTCCCGGCTTCTTCCCGGCTGAGCAAAACAAAAAAGTCCTCACCCCAGACCGCGTTGCCAAGATCATGGGGCACACCCCCATGAACCGCTTTGGCACCGCCAATGAACTCGTCGGCGCAGCCCTGCTGCTGGCCGCCAATGGGGCTGGCAGCTTCATCACGGGACAGGAAATGGTTGTGGACGGCGGTTACAGTTCCATGACGATTTAA
- a CDS encoding ammonium transporter: protein MNPLRHLSLLAFLLTTTLAFAQDGSVPPSSPPPLEQKLDGILGKLDANDRVNTRLDGILEKLDANDRVADKLDGILEKLTEHEKTLERLAVTPSAPTPIPAGEAATPTTTAAPNVAVAELPAGVAETLQQNINYVWIVITAAMVFFMQAGFVMLEIGACRAKNTINIVMKSFLDFCICAIVFLFVGFAVMFGTSWKGFLGTDGFWLSSFPADHGVWAFWFFQLGFAGVSCTILSGAVAERTKFLGYLIYCALFTALIYPVIGHWAWGSFGGAFGVGGEKGWLEALGFVDYAGSSVVHACGGACSLAGILAVGPRVGRFGKDGTPRLIAGHNIPLVALGVLLLWFGWFGFNAGSSLSGSGIIGRLVVNTTISPSAAGIAAMAAMWFIQGKADVNIAMNGALGGAVAITACCGNVTPGAAVIIGLFGGIITTVATIGLERMQIDDAVGAVPVHLACGWWGTLCVALFDEKGFSIERLGVQALGTLCISVYAFVVCSIIFALIKVIVRTRATEEEQINGLDFSEHSANAYPDFQTTEQA, encoded by the coding sequence ATGAATCCCCTCCGCCATCTCTCCCTTCTGGCTTTTCTTTTAACAACGACGCTTGCGTTTGCGCAAGACGGTAGCGTTCCTCCTTCTTCCCCGCCGCCACTGGAGCAAAAACTGGACGGCATCCTGGGTAAGCTGGATGCAAATGATCGTGTGAATACCCGCCTGGACGGTATTCTGGAAAAGCTGGATGCCAATGATCGTGTGGCCGATAAGCTGGACGGTATCCTTGAAAAGCTGACGGAGCATGAAAAGACGCTGGAAAGACTGGCTGTGACGCCATCTGCGCCAACGCCGATCCCAGCGGGTGAAGCTGCGACCCCTACGACTACCGCTGCTCCTAATGTTGCAGTGGCTGAGTTGCCAGCAGGTGTCGCGGAAACGCTTCAGCAAAACATCAACTATGTGTGGATTGTCATCACGGCTGCTATGGTGTTTTTCATGCAGGCTGGATTTGTGATGCTGGAGATCGGGGCCTGCCGAGCTAAGAACACGATCAATATCGTGATGAAGAGTTTCCTGGACTTTTGCATCTGCGCCATTGTGTTCCTTTTCGTCGGGTTTGCGGTGATGTTTGGCACATCCTGGAAGGGATTTTTAGGGACGGATGGCTTCTGGCTTTCGAGTTTCCCTGCAGATCATGGAGTGTGGGCTTTTTGGTTCTTCCAATTGGGGTTTGCAGGGGTTTCGTGTACTATCCTTTCTGGCGCGGTGGCGGAGAGGACTAAATTTCTCGGCTATCTCATTTACTGCGCATTGTTTACCGCGCTGATCTATCCAGTCATCGGTCACTGGGCTTGGGGCAGTTTCGGTGGGGCTTTTGGGGTGGGTGGTGAAAAAGGCTGGCTGGAAGCTCTGGGCTTTGTGGACTATGCAGGATCCAGTGTTGTACACGCCTGTGGCGGAGCCTGTTCTCTGGCTGGCATCCTGGCGGTGGGGCCGCGTGTGGGCCGGTTTGGTAAAGACGGGACACCACGTTTGATTGCGGGTCATAATATTCCGCTCGTGGCTCTGGGGGTGTTGTTGCTTTGGTTCGGCTGGTTCGGATTCAATGCAGGCTCCTCGCTGAGCGGCAGCGGTATCATTGGAAGACTGGTGGTGAACACGACGATTTCACCTTCAGCAGCGGGTATCGCTGCGATGGCGGCGATGTGGTTTATCCAAGGGAAGGCGGATGTGAACATTGCGATGAACGGTGCTTTGGGTGGTGCGGTAGCCATCACTGCCTGTTGCGGAAATGTGACGCCAGGGGCGGCAGTGATCATCGGACTTTTCGGCGGTATCATCACCACCGTGGCAACCATCGGGCTGGAGCGTATGCAGATTGATGATGCTGTGGGTGCAGTCCCAGTGCACTTGGCCTGTGGCTGGTGGGGAACACTTTGCGTGGCCTTGTTCGATGAAAAGGGCTTTAGCATTGAGCGACTGGGCGTACAAGCGCTGGGAACACTCTGCATCAGCGTTTACGCTTTCGTCGTTTGCTCCATCATTTTTGCCCTCATTAAAGTCATCGTCCGCACCCGTGCGACTGAGGAAGAACAGATCAATGGTTTGGACTTCTCTGAGCATTCAGCGAACGCTTATCCTGACTTCCAGACAACGGAGCAAGCGTAA